CAAGTGGATGAAAGCCTGCTGAACGATTTAGATTTATTTATTGTAAACACGAAAGTGACAAACCAGGAAACCTATATACGGCGGCCTGACTATGGAAGGAAGCTGTCCGACGAGGCTGTCCGCACAATAAAAGAAAAATGTAAGCATAAGCCTTTAGTCCAAATCATTGTTTCCGACGGATTGAGTTCTAAAGCTATTAATGAAAATTTAGAAGATGTGTATCTATCCTTGCAGCAGTCATTAAATAGTTTAGGGATGGAAGTAGGAACATCTTTCTTCATTGAAAAAGGAAGAGTGGCTGTCATGGACGATGTCGGAGAGTACTTGCAGCCTGATGTTATTGTGCTTCTCATTGGAGAACGCCCTGGACTGGTCAGTGCAGAATCGCTTAGCGCCTATCTTTGTTACAAACCTCGGCATGGCACGATTGAATCTCAGCGGCAAGTAGTGTCCAACATCCATAGAGGAGGAATTCCGCCTGTGGAAGCTGGAGCCTATCTTGGAGGAGTAATTGAAAAGATTTTAGATTATGAAGCAAGCGGTGTCGATCTTGTTAAAAAGGAAGGGTAGGTGAAAAAGATGAAACTAGAACCTATTTATGCAGAAGTTTTAGCTGCCCGAATTATTCCCAATGTCGATCCAATGCTTGCTAAGCAGCTCAGCTTAAATCAAAGGTATCGAAGCCTTGCCCTATTTACAATCACGATGGATGATGTTGGTGTCACAGCATTGGATGAAGCAACGAAGCGGGCAGATGTAGAGGTAGTATATGCCAGGTCTTTTTACGCCGGCGCAGACCACGCGTCCGGGCCTCTCTCGGGAGAGTTTATCGGGATTTTAGCAGGCCCTAACCCCGACGAGGTAAAAAGCGGAATGGCTGCTGTGGAGCAGGTTGTTGAGTCGGAAGCTTTTTTTGAAGCCATTGATGATAAGAAAACTCACAGCCTTTATGCGCATGTGGTTTCCCGAACGGGTTCGTTTTTATCAAAAGAAGCGAATATCGAGCAGGGGGAAGCCCTCGCTTATCTTATCGCACCGCCTCTGGAATCGGCCTATGGTATTGATGCTGCATTAAAAGCTTCAGATGTGAAGTTAGCCGCCTTTTATGGACCACCGACCGAAACCAACTTTGGCGGAGGGCTGTTAACAGGCTCTCAAGCCTCCTGTACAGCAGCTGCTGATGCTTTTCGCGAAGCTGTTGTCGATATCGCACGAAACCCAAATAAATTATAACGGCAAAAGAGAAAGGAGAGTGAAACGGTGAAATTCGATAATGACTTAAGATCTATGCAGGAAATGAGAGATGCTGTTCAACGCGCAAAACAAGCACAAAAAGAATTCGAAGGTTTCAGTCAGGAGCAAGTAGATAAAATCGTAAAAAATGTAGCTGACGCAGCATTTGCTAGCTCAGCTTACCTAGCCAGAATGGCCGTAGAGGAAACTGGGATGGGCGTTGTGGAACATAAGAAAATAAAAAACGAAGTGGGCTCGCGTGATGTTTACGAATCCATCAAAGATGAAAAAACCGTCGGCATCATCCATGAAGATAAAGCAAACAAAGTTCTCGAGTTCGCTTATCCATTTGGAGTGGTAGCAGGAATAATACCAACGACAAACCCTACGTCTACCGCATTTTTTAAAACCTTAATTTCATTAAAATCAAGAAACGCCATCGTCGTCAGTCCCCACCCGTCAGCTATAAAATGTACGATCGAAGCTTTAAAAATTTGTAAAGAAGCCGCCATAGAAGCCGGAGCCCCAGAAGGAATAATTGGATGGATATCGATTCCCTCCATGCCCGCTACTACAGAATTGATGAAGCACCGTGATGTTGATGTCATTTTAGCTACGGGAGGGGGTGGTCTTGTAAAAGCAGCATATAGTTCAGGAAAGCCTGCTTATGGGGTCGGGCCAGGGAATGTACCTGTTTATTTAGAAAAAACATGTAACGTCCAGAAAGCTGTAAAAATAGTCGTCGACAGTAAGACCTTCGATAATGGAACCATTTGTGCAACAGAACAAGCCATTGTGGTCGATCAAAATATTAAAGAAATGACGGTTAGAGAGCTGAAAAACAACGGAGCCTTTTTCTTAGAAGGTGAAAATAAGAAGAAAATGGAGGATGTAATTTCTCCGGTAAAAGGAAAGCTTAACCCGAAAATCGTCGGCCGATCAGCGATTGCTATCGCCAAAATGGCAGGGATAGAAGTCCCCAACAAAACAAGGCTGTTAGTTGCAGAAGAAGATCAAGTAGGCAAGGATATACCTTTTTCCATCGAAAAGCTGGCCCCTATATTTCCGTTATATACCGTCCGGGATGAAAATGAAGCGGTCGACCGCTGTATTGAATTATTGAATATTGGAGGAAGAGGCCACAGTTTATCCCTGCATACGAATGAAGATAAAATTGCACGATTATTCGGGCATAAAATGCCGGTTTCCAGGCTGCTCGTTAATACTCTCTCTAGTATCGGGGCAGTCGGGGCAACGACAGGGTTAAAACCATCGATGACGTTAGGGTGTGGATCTTATGGAGGAAACATCACGTCAGATAATATAACAGCCACACACCTTCTCAATATTAAGCGGCTGGCTTACGGAATCAAAGAAGTGGAAATTCCGCAGCCATCTGCCCGTCAGCCAGTACAGCAAACAGCTGATAGAAATAAGGAAGAAGTCGCGAAAATTGTTACTCAAGTTTTAGCAAAGGTAGATAAAGAACAAATTGACCAGCAGATGGTTTCTTCTGTTGTTCAGAAAGTACTACAAAAATACTCATAAAAAAATAGGAGGAATTTAAAATGGCACTTAATGGCGCATTAGGAATGATTGAAACGAAAGGTTTAGTAGCATCCGTAGAGGCAGCAGACGCAATGGTTAAGGCAGCAAACGTTCATCTTGTTGGTAAAGTACATGTAGGGGGAGGTATTGTAACTATTTTAGTAACTGGTGATGTAGGAGCTGTAAAAGCAGCAACCGAATCTGGAAGTGCAGCAGCTCAGCGTGTAGGTGAATTAAAATCTGTCCACGTTATCCCTCGTCCTCATAATGAACTCGAAAGCATTCTTCCGAAAATGGATACAAGCCTTTAAAGGAAGCGTAAATCATTAATACTCTCGCTTGCTTGTTAAGGAGTCAGAGGAGTGAGGTAGAGATATGAACCAATTAGACATTGAGAGAATTGTAGATGAAGTAATAGGAACAATTCACAATACCGGCGAGATCCCTATTGGGGTCTCTGCCAGACATTGTCATTTAAATCAGCCATCACTGGACATTTTATTCGGTAAAGGATATGAATTAACGAAAAAGAAAAGCCTCTCACAGCCTGGGCAGTTTGCATGTGAAGAAACGGTCATGATCGCTGGACCACGTGGAAGTATTTCTAATGTCCGCATCCTCGGTCCACTGAGATCAGCTACACAAGTAGAAATAAGCCAAACCGATGCTTTTAAAATAGGAGCTAAGCCGCCAATCCGCCAGTCAGGTCATATTAAGAGTTCAAGTCCCGTGACGATCATCGGACCAAAGGCAAGTCTTCACCTTGATGAAGGGTTGATTATCGCCCAGGCTCACATCCACATGGCACCTAAAGATGCTGAGCACTTTAATGTGCAAAATGGGGAAGTTGTTGAAGTGGCGGTAGAAAGCGGACCCCGGCCGATTAAATTTTCAAAGACCGTCATCCGAGTTTCTGAGAAGTATCAATTAGAAATGCATATAGATACAGATGAAGCAAATGCCGGAAGCGTGAAAACAGGACAAAGCGGAAAATTAATTAAGCAGGAATCCCGCTATGGATAATAAGAGACTGATCGAAGAAATCGTTCTGGAGGTATTAAATAAAATTTCAAGCTCTCAGGAACTTCAATCTGAAAAAAAACCGCTCCGTTATGTCGTGCGCACTTGCGAAAAGGATGATAGGGCTCTTAAAGAAATTGAAAAGCACGGGTCTGTACGTTGGATAGATGTTAAAGAGCGGGAATATCCTGAAAACATCGACCACGTAATTTTTCCAAGTGTAAATCAGGATTTACTTGTGAAAAGCGCTCTGGGCATAACGGACACCGATGAAAGTCAGTTATTTTCTGATCTTATGAGACAAGGAATCCGCGTTCATTTTATTTTATCTAAAAAGGATTCATGGGTTCTATTTGCTCATGAAAAAAATTCACCATATGCACAAATGATAGAAAGTTACGTGAAACAGCTTCATTCTTTTGGCGTAAAGCTGACGCAATGGGAAGAATACGAATCTGACTTTTCCTCATCTCCTTATACGTTTTCAGGCAAGTTACTGACACAGAAAGATGTGGAGGATTGGGGGAAACCGGTGATTCGTGTTTCCAGCCAAACAATCATTACTCCATTAGCTAAAGACGCGGCGCGAGAATTTAATATTTCCATTGAGAATAAAGGGTCGTAGGGGGTGGATTATGATTGTAGGAAAAGTAGTCGGAAATATCTGGGCCACACGAAAAGAAGAAGGATTAACTGGATTGAAATTTTTAGTCGTCCAGCCTGACTCGCTCGGTTTACAAGTCGATCTTCCTACGTTTGTGGCGGTTGATCGAATTGGAGCAGGTGTTGGAGATAAAGTCATGGTCACCAAAGGCAGTGCAAGTTCACACCTTCAAGGGGAGGATAAGATTCCCATAGATGCTGTCATTATAGGAATTGTTGACTCAGTTGAAGTAGATAAGGAGGATAAGCATGGCTAAGGCTTTAGGAATGATAGAAACGAGAGGTCTGGTCGGCTCTATTGAAGCAGCAGACGCAATGGTAAAAGCCTCGAATGTAAGCCTCGTCAAACAAGAGAAAATTGACGCCGCGTTAGTAACGATACTAGTAGAAGGGGACGTAAGTGCTGTACAAGCTGCAGTGGATGCAGGAAAAGAAGCAGCACAGCGGGTCGGTGAGCTAGTGAGCTTTCATGTGATTCCGCATCCTGATGACGATACAAGAGGAATGTTGAAAAAAGGGCCGG
This window of the Halobacillus sp. Marseille-Q1614 genome carries:
- the eutC gene encoding ethanolamine ammonia-lyase subunit EutC — protein: MDKQMIEEITNLVMESLSDENTSKKEEQRPIKIWRHNSKEKRVEQANGVFKDQPDVSGKVKISNFIRPSPAEKKKVQKKGESQEKAPPSEEDLKDLTSQTPARIGVGRAGVRPKTNTWLQFRYDHAAAVDAVFGQVDESLLNDLDLFIVNTKVTNQETYIRRPDYGRKLSDEAVRTIKEKCKHKPLVQIIVSDGLSSKAINENLEDVYLSLQQSLNSLGMEVGTSFFIEKGRVAVMDDVGEYLQPDVIVLLIGERPGLVSAESLSAYLCYKPRHGTIESQRQVVSNIHRGGIPPVEAGAYLGGVIEKILDYEASGVDLVKKEG
- the eutL gene encoding ethanolamine utilization microcompartment protein EutL, with amino-acid sequence MKLEPIYAEVLAARIIPNVDPMLAKQLSLNQRYRSLALFTITMDDVGVTALDEATKRADVEVVYARSFYAGADHASGPLSGEFIGILAGPNPDEVKSGMAAVEQVVESEAFFEAIDDKKTHSLYAHVVSRTGSFLSKEANIEQGEALAYLIAPPLESAYGIDAALKASDVKLAAFYGPPTETNFGGGLLTGSQASCTAAADAFREAVVDIARNPNKL
- a CDS encoding acetaldehyde dehydrogenase (acetylating), which encodes MKFDNDLRSMQEMRDAVQRAKQAQKEFEGFSQEQVDKIVKNVADAAFASSAYLARMAVEETGMGVVEHKKIKNEVGSRDVYESIKDEKTVGIIHEDKANKVLEFAYPFGVVAGIIPTTNPTSTAFFKTLISLKSRNAIVVSPHPSAIKCTIEALKICKEAAIEAGAPEGIIGWISIPSMPATTELMKHRDVDVILATGGGGLVKAAYSSGKPAYGVGPGNVPVYLEKTCNVQKAVKIVVDSKTFDNGTICATEQAIVVDQNIKEMTVRELKNNGAFFLEGENKKKMEDVISPVKGKLNPKIVGRSAIAIAKMAGIEVPNKTRLLVAEEDQVGKDIPFSIEKLAPIFPLYTVRDENEAVDRCIELLNIGGRGHSLSLHTNEDKIARLFGHKMPVSRLLVNTLSSIGAVGATTGLKPSMTLGCGSYGGNITSDNITATHLLNIKRLAYGIKEVEIPQPSARQPVQQTADRNKEEVAKIVTQVLAKVDKEQIDQQMVSSVVQKVLQKYS
- a CDS encoding BMC domain-containing protein gives rise to the protein MALNGALGMIETKGLVASVEAADAMVKAANVHLVGKVHVGGGIVTILVTGDVGAVKAATESGSAAAQRVGELKSVHVIPRPHNELESILPKMDTSL
- the pduL gene encoding phosphate propanoyltransferase gives rise to the protein MNQLDIERIVDEVIGTIHNTGEIPIGVSARHCHLNQPSLDILFGKGYELTKKKSLSQPGQFACEETVMIAGPRGSISNVRILGPLRSATQVEISQTDAFKIGAKPPIRQSGHIKSSSPVTIIGPKASLHLDEGLIIAQAHIHMAPKDAEHFNVQNGEVVEVAVESGPRPIKFSKTVIRVSEKYQLEMHIDTDEANAGSVKTGQSGKLIKQESRYG
- a CDS encoding EutN/CcmL family microcompartment protein, encoding MIVGKVVGNIWATRKEEGLTGLKFLVVQPDSLGLQVDLPTFVAVDRIGAGVGDKVMVTKGSASSHLQGEDKIPIDAVIIGIVDSVEVDKEDKHG
- a CDS encoding BMC domain-containing protein; this encodes MAKALGMIETRGLVGSIEAADAMVKASNVSLVKQEKIDAALVTILVEGDVSAVQAAVDAGKEAAQRVGELVSFHVIPHPDDDTRGMLKKGPEESVKTTPPKRAARKKVNKTTEKKEQDNQDVE